TAGGAACAGACTCCCTCTGGCTTCTGTCGGATCTTTGATGCCGGAGCCTAAGGAGCTTGTGACATGGTTGAGCATCTCATTATTTTCTGCAAGGCACCGCGTCCGGGTTTTGTGAAGACCCGATTGGCGGCGTCGGTCGGGAGCGAGACCGCGTGTCGCCATTACCGGTATCTGGCGGACACGGTTTTCCGACAGCTCCAGGCGATGGAGCATGTTGAGTTGAGGTTTACGCCCGATGACGCAGCGGGGGAGGTGGCCGCTTGGAAGAAGCGTCCATCGTGGCGGACGACCCCGCAGGGGCCGGGAAGCTTAGGAGACCGCTTGAACGCGGCATTCGACGATTGCTTCCAGATGGGCGCTGAACGAGTGGTGGTGATCGGAACTGACACCCCGGAGTTGAGCGAATCGGATGTGCGGGAGGCCTTTTTGGCGCTGCGGCAGGAGGATGTCGTGGTGGGTCCTTCGGAGGATGGCGGATATTGGCTGATCGGCTTGACGGATCCTCATCCAGAGCTGTTCGATAATCAGGACTGGGGGACAGATCGCGTCTGTCAGGAAACACTAGTGCGAGCTCAGGTTCGTGGGCT
This genomic window from Verrucomicrobiales bacterium contains:
- a CDS encoding TIGR04282 family arsenosugar biosynthesis glycosyltransferase produces the protein MVEHLIIFCKAPRPGFVKTRLAASVGSETACRHYRYLADTVFRQLQAMEHVELRFTPDDAAGEVAAWKKRPSWRTTPQGPGSLGDRLNAAFDDCFQMGAERVVVIGTDTPELSESDVREAFLALRQEDVVVGPSEDGGYWLIGLTDPHPELFDNQDWGTDRVCQETLVRAQVRGLQTRLLRLLPDIDTEEDWNRFRQRQVAWRTP